TGCGCGTGATGATTCTGGTGCTGGTGACGTACCACCTGGGCGACGAGGCCGGGCAGGGCTTCATCCACGGCGCGGCGGGCATGGTGCTGTTCGTGATCGCGCTGGCTTTGCTGTTCTGCTTCGACGGCCTGCTGGGCTTGTTCGACCGCAAGAAGAGGGCGACCCCATGAAGATGCAAGTCCGTGTCTGGTTGGTGGCCGGCCTGATGCTGCTGGCCGCTGCAATGGCGGTGGTGGCACGGCCCACCATCAAGATGGCGGAAACCGGCAACCGGGTGAACCTGGAAACGCTGTTCCCGAAACAGTTCGGCGACTGGCGGATCGATGACCGCATTCCCGTGATCCTGCCGGCGCCGGACGTACAGGCCCAGCTCGACAAGATCTACAGCCAGGTGCTTGCCCGCACGTACGTCAACAGCCGTGGCGACCGGGTGATGCTGTCGGTCGCCTATGGTGGCGACCAGTCCGACGGCATGCAGGTGCACCGTCCCGAGATTTGCTATCCAGCGCAGGGCTTCCAGGTGCTTTCCCAGCATGGCGACCAGCTGCAGTTGGGCGAGCGCTCGCTGCCGGTGCAGAAGCTCTCCACCCGCCTGGGCAATCGCAATGAACCGCTCATGTACTGGGTGGTGGTGGGTGGCCAGGTCGTCAAGTCCAATACGCAGCAAAAGCTGGTGCAGCTCGGCTACGGGCTGCGTGGGCGCGTGCCGGACGGCATGCTGGTGCGTGTTTCCAGCATCGATACCGATCTCGACCGTGCCTACTCGGTGCAAAGCGCCTTCGTGCGCGACATCCAGTCGGCCATCGGCAAAGAACATCAATCTCGCGTTTTCGGCGCGGCTCCCGTCTGAGCCAGCGCGACCGAGCTTTCTCACCCCTCAACGACCATAGCAAGATGACTCAAAAGAAAGTTGCCCTCATCACTGGGGTTACCGGCCAGGATGGCGCCTACCTGTCCGAGTTCCTCCTGAAGAAGGGCTACGAGGTACACGGCATCAAGCGCCGCACCTCGCTGTTCAACACCGACCGGATCGACCACCTGTACCAGGATCCGCACGTTGACAACCGCAACTTCATCCTGCACTACGGGGACCTGACCGATTCCACCAGCCTGCTGCGCATCGTGCAGAAGGTGCAGCCGGACGAGATCTACAACCTGGCAGCACAAAGCCATGTGGCGGTAAGCTTCGAAGAGCCCGAGTACACCGCGAATGCCGACGGCATCGGCGCACTGCGCCTGCTGGAGGCCATCCGCATCCTGGGCCTGGAGAAGAAGACGCGCTTCTACCAGGCGTCCACCTCCGAGCTGTACGGTCTGGTGCAGGAAATCCCCCAGAAGGAAACCACGCCTTTCTATCCGCGCAGCCCCTATGCGGTGGCCAAGCTGTATGCCTACTGGATCACGGTGAACTACCGCGAGGCCTACGGCATGTATGCCTGCAACGGCGTGCTGTTCAACCACGAGAGCCCGGTGCGTGGCGAGACCTTCGTGACCCGCAAGATCACCCGTGCCATCGCACGCGTGGCGCTCGGCCTGCAAGACTGCCTCTACCTCGGCAACATGAGCGCCCTGCGCGACTGGGGCCACGCACGTGACTATGTCGAGATGCAATGGATGATGCTGCAGCAGCAGCAAGCCGAGGATTTCGTGATCGCCACCGGCGTGCAGTACAGCGTGCGCCAGTTCGTCGAGCGTGCGGCCAAGGAGCTGGGCATCACCGTCAAGTTCGAAGGCGAGGGCGAACGTGAAGTCGGCATCGTCACCAAGGTCGAGGGTGACCGCGCCAAGTGCAAGGTGGGCGACGTGATCGTGCGCGTCGATCCGCGCTACTACCGTCCGACCGAGGTGGAAACGCTGCTGGGCGACCCGACCAAAGCCAAGGAGAAGCTGGGCTGGACCCCCACCACCACCTTCGAGGAACTGGTGCGCGAGATGATCGAGAGCGACTACACCGCCGCGCGCCGCGACTCGCTGGTGAAGATGGCCGGTTTCCAGGCCTACGACTACCACGAGTGAGGCGGCAGGCATGGAAGCCAACGCAAAGATCTTCGTGGCGGGCCACCGCGGGCTGGTGGGCTCGGCGCTGGTGCGCAACCTGCAGGCTCGCGGTCACCGCAACCTGCTGCTGCGCACGCATGCCGAGCTGGACTTGACCGACCAGCAGGCCACGCTGGCCTTCTTCGAGCGCGAGCGGCCGGAGTACGTTTTCCTGGCGGCCGCCAAAGTGGGCGGCATCGTTGCGAACGACACCTATCCCGCCGACTTCATTCGCGACAACCTGGCGATTCAGTTGAACGTCATCGAGGCGGCACGCCGCCACGGCGTGGCGCGCCTGATGTTCCTGGGCTCCAGCTGCATCTATCCCAAGCTCGCTCCGCAGCCGATGCGTGAGGACAGCCTGTTGACCGGCCCGCTGGAGCCGACCAACCGGGCCTATGCACTGGCCAAGATTGCTGGCGTGGAGATGTGCTGGAGCTACAACCGCCAGTACGGTACCAAGTACCTGGCAGTGATGCCGACCAATCTCTACGGTACCGGCGACAACTACGACCTGCACACCAGCCACGTCATTCCGGCGCTGATTCGCAAGTTCCACGAGGCGAAGCAGAGCGGGGCCGGTAC
This genomic stretch from Eleftheria terrae harbors:
- the epsI gene encoding exosortase-associated protein EpsI, B-type, encoding MKMQVRVWLVAGLMLLAAAMAVVARPTIKMAETGNRVNLETLFPKQFGDWRIDDRIPVILPAPDVQAQLDKIYSQVLARTYVNSRGDRVMLSVAYGGDQSDGMQVHRPEICYPAQGFQVLSQHGDQLQLGERSLPVQKLSTRLGNRNEPLMYWVVVGGQVVKSNTQQKLVQLGYGLRGRVPDGMLVRVSSIDTDLDRAYSVQSAFVRDIQSAIGKEHQSRVFGAAPV
- the gmd gene encoding GDP-mannose 4,6-dehydratase, yielding MTQKKVALITGVTGQDGAYLSEFLLKKGYEVHGIKRRTSLFNTDRIDHLYQDPHVDNRNFILHYGDLTDSTSLLRIVQKVQPDEIYNLAAQSHVAVSFEEPEYTANADGIGALRLLEAIRILGLEKKTRFYQASTSELYGLVQEIPQKETTPFYPRSPYAVAKLYAYWITVNYREAYGMYACNGVLFNHESPVRGETFVTRKITRAIARVALGLQDCLYLGNMSALRDWGHARDYVEMQWMMLQQQQAEDFVIATGVQYSVRQFVERAAKELGITVKFEGEGEREVGIVTKVEGDRAKCKVGDVIVRVDPRYYRPTEVETLLGDPTKAKEKLGWTPTTTFEELVREMIESDYTAARRDSLVKMAGFQAYDYHE
- a CDS encoding GDP-L-fucose synthase family protein, which codes for MEANAKIFVAGHRGLVGSALVRNLQARGHRNLLLRTHAELDLTDQQATLAFFERERPEYVFLAAAKVGGIVANDTYPADFIRDNLAIQLNVIEAARRHGVARLMFLGSSCIYPKLAPQPMREDSLLTGPLEPTNRAYALAKIAGVEMCWSYNRQYGTKYLAVMPTNLYGTGDNYDLHTSHVIPALIRKFHEAKQSGAGTVTVWGTGTPRREFLFSDDMADACVFLMNLPAERYDTLLGSDESKTGVFDPPLVNIGVGEDVTIKELAETVREVVGFQGEIVFDTSKPDGTPRKLMDVSRLQALGWSARTSLREGLVAAYQAFKAV